From the Jilunia laotingensis genome, the window GTCAGGATTAAATCCGATACGGATCTTGCCGTGTTTGATTTCCGGGTGTTCTTTCAAATATGCGATAGCAGAAACTATTTCAGCAATACCTGCTTTATCATCCGCCCCCAGTAAAGTCGTACCATCTGTAACGATCAGGTTTTCACCTTTATGATCGAGTAGTTCAGGGAATTGCGACGGACTCAATACTACTCCCTCGGCAGCATTCAGCATTATATCTCCGCCACCGTAATTTTCTATTATGCGAGGTTTTACATCTTTCCCGCTCATATCAGGACTGGTATCCATATGGGCGATAAAGCCGATGGTAGGAACTTCCTTTTCCGTATTTGCCGGAAGAGTGGCGAAAAGGTAGCCATGCTCGTCCAGTGAGATATCTTCCAAACCTAAGGATTCCAACTCTGATTTCAGATATTCAGCAAAAACCATCTGTCCCGGTGTGCTGGGAGTAAGCCCTGTTTCTTCACTCGATTGAGTATCAAAGCTTACATACTTCAAAAAACGTTCTACTAAAGTCATACTGTTCATATTTTAGGATTTACATTTTACGATTGAAATCACATCTGCCGTAAAGATAGAAAAAGAGCCGTGAATTGACAAATAATTGACGGCTCTTTTTCAAAAATCGAATATCTTTCTTATTTCAAGTAACTATTTGTTAGTTGTAACTGCCATTTAAAAATGGCTGCTACCATCAAAACAATGAGTACAAACCTGACATTTAGGCAATCCGATCGCCTCGATCAGTGTTTCAAGGGTATTAAATTTCAAAGACGTGAGTCCGAAGCGTTCCGCAATAATGCTTACCATCTTTTCATATTCCGGTGAACCGGTAGTGGCATATTTATCCAGATTTTTATTTTCATCCCCTTCAAGCTCTTTTATGATCTGACGAGTAATCAATTCCAATGCATTCTTTGATGCAGTGAAGCCAACAAAAGGACATGCGTAAATCAACGGAGGACATGCAATCCTCATATGAACTTCCTTTGCACCGTAATCATAAAGCACTTTCACATTGTCACGCAATTGGGTTCCGCGAACAATGGAGTCGTCACAAAACAATAAACGTTTGTCATCGAGCATGGCACGATTGGGAATCAATTTCATCTTAGCCACCAGGGAACGCATCGCCTGATTACTGGGAGTAAAACTGCGTGGCCAGGTGGGAGTATATTTTGCAATCGCCCGATGATAAGGAATCCCTTTGCCTTCAGCATATCCCAAAGCCATGCCGACACCCGAATCCGGAATGCCGCAAGCGCAATCCACCTCCGAAGTATCCTTTTGTCCCATCTTCAAACCGCTTGTAAAACGAACTTCTTCTACGTTACGACCTTCATAGCAAGATGTGGGAAATCCATAGTATACCCAAAGGAAGGAACATATCTGCATGCCTTCATCGGGTTTGCGCAATTGCACCATGCTATCGGCTCGTAAATGAACCACCTCGCCCGGTCCAAGATACTTTTCAATCTCATAGTCAAGATTTGGGAAGCTGCTCGACTCACTGGTGGCAGCATAAGCTCCTTCTTTTTTTCCTATGACGACGGGAGTACGCCCCCACCGGTCGCGGGCGGCTATTATGCCATCGTCCGTCAACAGCAGCATGGAACAGGAACCTTTTATATGCTTGAATACATTCTCTATACCCTCTACGAATGTCTTTCCCTGGATGATAAGTAATGCGATGAGTTCCGTCTGATTGGTATTACCCGAACTAAGTTCGGCGAAGTGCATGTTTTTGGAGAGTAGTTCTTCTTCAAGTTCTTTAAGATTAACAATTTTGGCAACAGTGACTATGGCGAAACGCCCCAGATGAGAATTGATAACGATAGGTTGTGCGTCCGTATCGCTGATGATGCCTATACCGGCATTTCCTTGAAATTTATCCAGATCGGATTCAAACTTGGATCGGAAATACGAACTTTCCAAATTGTGTATGGAACGTATGAAGCCTTGTTCTTCACTATACGTAGCAAGTCCCCCTCGCTTTGTCCCCAAATGTGAATTGTAATCTGTGCCGTAGAATAAATCGGTCACACAGCCTACACGCGAGACTGTTCCGAAAAAACCTCCCATATTTAAGATTCTTTTTAAATTAGTGTTAGTTTTAAAAAAGACGGTGCAAAAGTACAAAAAAGAATTCGTCTTATAAAAAAAGCACCCCGCAAAGTTGATCCAATCTTTGCGAGGTGCATTCAATCTATATTAGAAGCTTAGCAATACAGATTTGTAATAACTATTGTAGTGGTGCTTTATTACTTTTAAAGTGTTGCTTTATTACCTTTAAAGCGATGCTTTATTGCTTTTAAAGTGACACTTTACTGCCTTTAAAGTAGTGCTTTATTGCCTTTAAAGAGAAAATACATCCTATTCCTTCAATAGCGAAGGCAAACATACAAGTTATAAGTAACAAATCCGAATGATCTAAACTCTATCAACCTTATACCTATTACTTGAATTTCTTCATCTTTTTATCCGCTGGTGTAGCCTCTATCAAGCTTAATGCAAAACCACCGCTTCGTGCAAGCTTTGCGGTTATCTTAGTTTTACTAGTCACCAGACCTTTCTTAATCTGATAGGAAGTAGGGTTCGACTCATAATCGGCATCCTTGCCATCTGCATAAAGGGTAGCTACATACTGTTTTCCGGGATCAAGGAAATCAAGTGTAAATGTAGATGTACGAGCATTTTCATCCGTAATGCCTCCTACAAACCAGTTGTTTGTTCCTTTTGCTTTGCGTGCCACGGTTATATAATCCCCCGGTTCTGCCTCCAGATATTTACTGTCGTCCCAATCTACAGCCACATCTTTTATAAATTGGAAAGCATCCATATAACGTTCATAACTTTCGGGAATATCGGCCGCCATCTGCAACGGGCTGTAAAGAGTTACAAACAATGCCATCTGTTTCACCAATGTCGTATGCACCCACCCATGTTCATCATTATCAAGGAAAGTCAATTTAGTATCGAAGATGCCAGGGGTATAATCCATCGGACCGCCAATCAAACGGCTGAACGGAAGCAATGTTGTATGGAATGGCTTACTTCCACCGAAAGCTTCGTATTCCGTACCACGAGCCGATTCATTTCCGATAAGGTTCGGATAAGTACGGCAAAGTCCCGTAGGACGCACAGCTTCGTGTGCATTAACGCAAATTTTATAATCGGCAGCTTTCTTAATGGCGTATAAGTAATGATTGTTCATCCACTGACCATAGTGATGCTCACCACGCGGAATAATATTCCCCACATAACCACTCTTAACCGCGTTGTAGCCATTGTCCACCATAAACTGATAAGCTTTATCCATATGGCGTTCATAATTACGAACCGAAGAAGAAGTCTCGTGATGCATCATCAATTTAACGCCTTTGCTTTTTGCATATGCGTTAAGCATCTTCACATCAAAATCCGGATAAGGAGTTACAAAATCAAAGACATAATCTTTAGAGTGCCCGAACCAGTCTTCCCAGCCTTCATTCCAACCTTCAATCAGCACCTGGTCAAATCCATGTTTTGCGGCAAAGTCTATGTATTTCTTCACATTTTCATTATTTGCCGCATGTTTGCCGTTTGGCTTAGTCTTTGAATAGTCCGTCTCTCCTAATTTCACAGAGGGAAGATCGTCCGTATAGGCCCAAGTACTCTTTCCAGTAATCATTTCCCACCAAACACCGACATATTTCACAGGTTTAATCCAGGAAACATCTTCATAAGCACAGGGTTCGTTCAAATTCAACGTCAGCTTGGAAGCAAGAATATCACGCGCGTCATCGCTTACCATCACGGTACGCCACGGAGATTTGCAGGGAGCCTGCATATATCCCTTGTCGCCAACCGCATCCGGTGTCAACCAAGACTCAAACACCAGATTCTTATCATCCAGATTCAGATGCATACAAGAATAATCGACCAAAGCAGCCTCATGCAGATTGATATACAAGCCATCGGCTGTCTTCATTTGCAATGAAGTCTGTACACCGGTTGGTGAAAAGGACGTTTGAGAAGCATTTCCTGTAATGGCACCTTTCATCAAACCACGAATCTCCGTCAGCTTAGACTCAGTGAAATCATATTCTTGCGTGTCATAATCACCGGGAATCCAAAAAGCTGTATGGTCACCGGTCATAGCAAACTGTGAATGTTCTTCTTTGATAACAAAGTAATTCAGATTCTTCTGTAAAGGGAATTCATAACGAAAGCCCAGACCGTCATCATAAAGACGGAAACGAATCACTATATTACGATCTTGTGCCTTCTGATCGAGTGTGACGGCCAGCTCATTGTAATGATTGCGGATGGACTTTACTTCCCCCCATACCGGTTCCCAAGTTTCATCAAAAGTGCTTGT encodes:
- a CDS encoding amidophosphoribosyltransferase, which translates into the protein MGGFFGTVSRVGCVTDLFYGTDYNSHLGTKRGGLATYSEEQGFIRSIHNLESSYFRSKFESDLDKFQGNAGIGIISDTDAQPIVINSHLGRFAIVTVAKIVNLKELEEELLSKNMHFAELSSGNTNQTELIALLIIQGKTFVEGIENVFKHIKGSCSMLLLTDDGIIAARDRWGRTPVVIGKKEGAYAATSESSSFPNLDYEIEKYLGPGEVVHLRADSMVQLRKPDEGMQICSFLWVYYGFPTSCYEGRNVEEVRFTSGLKMGQKDTSEVDCACGIPDSGVGMALGYAEGKGIPYHRAIAKYTPTWPRSFTPSNQAMRSLVAKMKLIPNRAMLDDKRLLFCDDSIVRGTQLRDNVKVLYDYGAKEVHMRIACPPLIYACPFVGFTASKNALELITRQIIKELEGDENKNLDKYATTGSPEYEKMVSIIAERFGLTSLKFNTLETLIEAIGLPKCQVCTHCFDGSSHF
- a CDS encoding glycoside hydrolase family 97 protein; amino-acid sequence: MNHMKTLTSKMAFILLALLMSTAAMAESITSPNGLLKLNFSVNAQGEPVYELSYKDKEVIKPSKLGLELKDDPGLMNGFTLTDAKTSTFDETWEPVWGEVKSIRNHYNELAVTLDQKAQDRNIVIRFRLYDDGLGFRYEFPLQKNLNYFVIKEEHSQFAMTGDHTAFWIPGDYDTQEYDFTESKLTEIRGLMKGAITGNASQTSFSPTGVQTSLQMKTADGLYINLHEAALVDYSCMHLNLDDKNLVFESWLTPDAVGDKGYMQAPCKSPWRTVMVSDDARDILASKLTLNLNEPCAYEDVSWIKPVKYVGVWWEMITGKSTWAYTDDLPSVKLGETDYSKTKPNGKHAANNENVKKYIDFAAKHGFDQVLIEGWNEGWEDWFGHSKDYVFDFVTPYPDFDVKMLNAYAKSKGVKLMMHHETSSSVRNYERHMDKAYQFMVDNGYNAVKSGYVGNIIPRGEHHYGQWMNNHYLYAIKKAADYKICVNAHEAVRPTGLCRTYPNLIGNESARGTEYEAFGGSKPFHTTLLPFSRLIGGPMDYTPGIFDTKLTFLDNDEHGWVHTTLVKQMALFVTLYSPLQMAADIPESYERYMDAFQFIKDVAVDWDDSKYLEAEPGDYITVARKAKGTNNWFVGGITDENARTSTFTLDFLDPGKQYVATLYADGKDADYESNPTSYQIKKGLVTSKTKITAKLARSGGFALSLIEATPADKKMKKFK